One genomic window of Medicago truncatula cultivar Jemalong A17 chromosome 1, MtrunA17r5.0-ANR, whole genome shotgun sequence includes the following:
- the LOC120578166 gene encoding putative F-box protein At3g23260, translated as MDVCAERMNWSSLTSDLQIEILVRLPVKSLMRFKCVEKSWNILFKTPYFVNKRRRHNSENDKGHSLMIFPRPIDFRPPYITLLSCDGGSADEELVQFSSLFPGNRSILKIESYGNCNGVFFLKAFYWNSTNPGQLILWNPTIKQVHLIPPTPSFCDSKYDDSLYGLCAFNDSNNFKVVRLQHDVVVGKPMLFASGAEVYDLSTQSWTPVHHPPPNRIAVHYNPAYTLFVNYVYYWITTVNLFTISNILCFDFCNNQFHELKAPCIAVEHSFENIVGIKGSLGYVLEYNLPSPIQLEIWIMGQNGWVKQYNIGPVEWTCCRRRFWKDVDQVFGGKVGQLLTSYEDQGNSHSESQTYLLNFDTCSWGREYLESITPLST; from the coding sequence ATGGATGTGTGTGCAGAGAGAATGAATTGGTCGAGTTTAACCTCAGATTTGCAGATAGAGATACTAGTTCGTCTGCCAGTAAAATCGTTGATGCGTTTCAAATGTGTTGAAAAATCATGGAATATTCTGTTCAAAACACCCTATTTTGTGAATAAGAGGAGGCGGCACAATTCTGAAAACGATAAGGGCCATAGTCTCATGATCTTTCCCAGACCCATTGATTTCAGGCCTCCCTACATCACCCTTCTCTCCTGTGACGGTGGAAGCGCTGATGAGGAACTCGTCCAATTCTCCTCCCTCTTTCCTGGTAATAGATCCATACTCAAGATTGAATCATACGGCAATTGCAATggtgttttctttttaaaagcTTTTTATTGGAATTCAACAAATCCTGGTCAATTGATTCTATGGAACCCAACAATTAAACAGGTCCACCTTATCCCCCCTACACCCTCCTTCTGTGACTCTAAATATGATGATTCCTTGTATGGCTTATGTGCCTTTAACGACAGTAATAACTTCAAAGTTGTTAGACTTCAACATGATGTTGTCGTTGGAAAGCCGATGCTTTTTGCTTCAGGAGCAGAAGTTTATGATCTAAGCACTCAGTCATGGACCCCTGTCCATCACCCTCCTCCTAACCGGATCGCAGTTCATTATAATCCTGCTTATACACTATTTGTTAACTACGTTTATTATTGGATTACAACCGTCAATTTATTTACTATTTCAAACATTCTTTGTTTTGACTTTTGCAACAATCAGTTTCACGAACTCAAAGCTCCGTGTATTGCTGTTGAACATTCTTTTGAAAACATCGTCGGTATCAAGGGTTCCCTGGGTTATGTTTTGGAGTATAATCTTCCTAGTCCTATCCAGTTGGAAATTTGGATTATGGGTCAAAACGGGTGGGTCAAACAATACAACATTGGTCCAGTTGAGTGGACATGTTGTAGACGTAGGTTTTGGAAGGATGTCGATCAAGTTTTTGGAGGAAAGGTTGGACAGCTGCTGACTTCATATGAAGATCAAGGCAACTCGCATAGCGAATCTCAAACTTATCTATTAAATTTTGATACATGTTCATGGGGTCGTGAGTATTTGGAGAGCATAACTCCCTTGTCAACCTAG
- the LOC120578167 gene encoding uncharacterized protein, whose protein sequence is MVAQVSRALGDHVFLRVTPMTGVGRALKSKKLTPKFIGPYQISERVGTVAYRVGLPPHLSNLHDVFHVSQLRKYVADPSHVISRDDVQVRDNLTVETLPLRIEDREVKKLRGKYIPLVKVVWGGVTGESLTWELESKMRESYPE, encoded by the coding sequence ggagatcatgtgtttctgagagtcactcctatgacaggTGTAGGACGTGCGTTGaagtctaagaagttgactcctaagtttattggtccgtatcagatatctgagagggttggaacagtggcatacagagtgggtttgccaccacatctttcgaatttgcatgatgtgtttcatgtgtcgcaacttcggaagtatgtagcggatccttcgcatgttatttcgagagatgatgtgcaggttagagacaaccttacagttgagaccttaccATTGAGAATCgaagaccgtgaggtgaagaagttgagaggcaagtatatacctctagtgaaggttgtttggggaggagtaactggtgaaagtttgacttgggagctggagagcaagatgcgggagtcttatccagag